A window from Streptomyces sp. NBC_00299 encodes these proteins:
- a CDS encoding Asp23/Gls24 family envelope stress response protein codes for MSAGASEPGTPLTAVPAGERGATRIADRVVAKVASQAAREAVGELAKDAARPHANVVVHHETARVLVHLELDYPTDIGSRCATVRRHVVERVGALVGMEVPEVAVHVERLHPAPRPGAAQGRTR; via the coding sequence GTGAGTGCGGGGGCCAGTGAACCCGGCACACCCCTCACCGCCGTCCCTGCGGGCGAGCGCGGGGCGACCCGGATCGCGGACCGGGTCGTGGCGAAGGTCGCCTCACAGGCTGCGCGCGAGGCGGTGGGGGAGCTCGCCAAGGACGCCGCCCGGCCGCATGCCAACGTCGTCGTGCACCACGAGACCGCACGGGTCCTCGTCCACCTGGAACTCGACTACCCCACGGACATCGGCTCCCGGTGCGCGACCGTGCGTCGGCACGTCGTCGAGCGGGTAGGCGCGTTGGTGGGCATGGAGGTGCCGGAGGTCGCCGTGCATGTGGAGCGGCTGCACCCGGCGCCCCGACCGGGCGCGGCACAGGGGAGGACGCGATGA
- a CDS encoding DUF6286 domain-containing protein yields the protein MSESQGSEGTTQRLPVIEKEAEAATLDQSASAAAYDAPPPVDEKGRGARRFWSARRIPAAITALVLLFVAGMFLYDIVSVRADRPAMRWRRGLAEQLAERPLDDIWVLVGAGVAAVLGLWLFVLAVTPGLRSVLPMRRAHPDVRAGLHRDLAALVLRDRAMEVSGVQSVRVRVRRSRADVRAMSHFRELDDVRADLDATLADAIRGLGLARPPSLSVHVRRPGRKG from the coding sequence ATGAGCGAGTCCCAGGGTTCCGAGGGCACCACACAGAGACTGCCGGTCATCGAGAAGGAGGCCGAAGCCGCCACCCTCGACCAGTCGGCGTCGGCGGCGGCCTACGACGCCCCGCCCCCGGTCGACGAGAAGGGCCGCGGTGCACGCCGCTTCTGGTCGGCGCGTCGGATCCCGGCCGCGATCACGGCGCTTGTGCTGCTGTTCGTCGCGGGCATGTTCCTCTACGACATCGTGTCCGTGCGCGCCGACCGGCCCGCCATGCGCTGGCGCAGGGGACTGGCTGAGCAACTCGCCGAGCGCCCCCTCGACGACATCTGGGTGCTCGTCGGCGCTGGCGTCGCCGCAGTGCTCGGCCTGTGGCTGTTCGTCCTGGCCGTCACGCCGGGCCTGCGGTCCGTACTGCCGATGCGGCGCGCCCACCCCGACGTCCGCGCCGGACTCCACCGCGACCTCGCCGCCCTGGTCCTGCGCGACCGGGCCATGGAGGTCTCCGGGGTCCAGTCGGTACGGGTACGGGTGCGCAGGTCCCGGGCCGACGTCCGCGCCATGTCGCACTTCCGTGAACTGGACGACGTACGCGCCGACCTGGACGCCACGCTCGCCGACGCGATCAGGGGCCTCGGACTGGCCCGCCCGCCATCGCTGTCGGTGCATGTGCGGCGGCCCGGACGGAAGGGGTGA
- the amaP gene encoding alkaline shock response membrane anchor protein AmaP — protein MRAVLRVVNRVLIGLVGLVLLVIGGSVLAVGLGLDPPSWWIHDSRHDVLLSDAERTRWRDDGWWWPVVIAALAVLMLLALWWLTSVLRRHRLAEVLVDTGDGEGALLRGRALESVLASEATGLEGVQRARVHLTGRRRAPETRVRLRLEPHVDPGTALNELTTQALGHARNSAGLASLPTEVRLRGVKHGAERVS, from the coding sequence GTGAGGGCCGTGCTCAGGGTGGTCAACCGGGTACTGATCGGGCTCGTCGGGCTCGTGCTGCTCGTGATCGGCGGGTCCGTACTCGCCGTCGGGCTCGGGCTGGATCCCCCGTCCTGGTGGATCCACGACAGCCGGCACGACGTCCTGCTCAGCGACGCCGAACGCACGCGGTGGCGGGACGACGGCTGGTGGTGGCCTGTAGTGATCGCCGCGCTGGCCGTCCTGATGCTGCTCGCCCTGTGGTGGCTGACCTCGGTCCTGCGCCGGCACCGCCTCGCCGAGGTCCTGGTCGACACCGGCGACGGCGAGGGCGCACTGCTGCGGGGCCGGGCCCTGGAGAGCGTCCTCGCGAGCGAGGCGACAGGTCTGGAGGGCGTCCAGCGGGCCCGCGTCCACCTGACGGGCAGGCGCCGCGCCCCCGAGACCCGGGTGCGCCTCCGGCTGGAACCGCACGTGGATCCCGGGACCGCCCTGAACGAGCTCACCACACAGGCGCTGGGCCACGCCCGTAATTCGGCGGGCCTCGCGTCACTGCCGACGGAGGTCCGTCTGCGGGGCGTCAAGCACGGTGCGGAAAGGGTGAGTTAG
- a CDS encoding SDR family oxidoreductase has product MDLGLKDRVYVVTGATRGLGNAAARELVADGAKVVVTGRDKERVAAAAAELGPNAVGVAVDNAEADAAARLIAAARDAFGGFDGVLISVGGPPAGFVADNTDEQWQAAFESVFLGAVRLARTAAEELREGGVIGFVLSASVHEPLPGLTISNGLRPGLAGFAKSLADELGPRGIRVVGLLPSRIDTDRVRELDGLSADPEATRTANESRIPLRRYGTPDEFGRAAAFLLSPAASYLTGIMLPVDGGMRHGF; this is encoded by the coding sequence ATGGATCTTGGACTGAAGGACCGGGTGTACGTCGTCACGGGGGCCACGCGCGGGCTGGGCAACGCGGCGGCGCGTGAGCTGGTGGCCGACGGGGCGAAGGTCGTCGTGACCGGCAGGGACAAGGAGCGGGTCGCCGCCGCGGCGGCCGAGCTGGGGCCGAACGCCGTCGGGGTCGCCGTCGACAACGCCGAAGCGGATGCCGCGGCACGTCTGATCGCTGCCGCGCGGGATGCCTTCGGCGGGTTCGACGGCGTCCTCATCAGCGTGGGCGGGCCGCCCGCCGGGTTCGTCGCGGACAACACGGACGAGCAGTGGCAGGCCGCCTTCGAGTCGGTGTTCCTCGGGGCTGTGCGGCTGGCCAGGACGGCGGCGGAGGAACTTCGCGAGGGCGGCGTCATCGGGTTCGTGCTGTCCGCGTCGGTGCACGAGCCGCTGCCGGGGCTGACCATTTCGAACGGGCTGCGGCCGGGGCTCGCCGGATTCGCCAAGTCGCTTGCGGACGAATTGGGGCCGCGGGGAATTCGGGTCGTGGGATTGCTGCCGTCACGGATCGACACGGACCGCGTACGCGAGCTGGACGGCCTGTCGGCCGACCCGGAGGCAACGCGGACCGCCAACGAATCGCGGATTCCGTTGCGGCGGTACGGGACCCCGGACGAGTTCGGGCGTGCGGCGGCCTTCTTGCTGTCTCCGGCCGCGTCCTACCTGACGGGAATCATGCTGCCGGTGGACGGCGGCATGCGGCACGGGTTCTAA
- a CDS encoding glycoside hydrolase family 15 protein, which yields MPQRIEDYALIGDEQTAALVGRDGSVDWLCLPRFDSGACFAKLLGDKDNGNWRIAPKHAKGPCTRRAYRRDTLVLDTEWETDEGAIRVTDLMPQRDRAPDLVRIVEGLSGRVTVRSTLRLRFDYGSVVPWVRESDGHRVAVAGPDSAWLRSEPEVRTWGRNFGTHSEFTVEKGEKVAFVLTWHPSHEPRPPLVDPYEALRSSVRDWRKWVGHCRYDGPYRDEVVRSLITLKALTYRPTGGIVAAPTTSLPEEIGGVRNWDYRHCWLRDSTLTLNVGLSAGYREEAEAWRDWLLRAVAGDPADLQIMYGLAGERRLPEFEVPWLSGFAGSTPVRVGNQAVNQLQLDVYGEVMDTLALAREAGLSTKPHIWAIQAALVDWLRTAWRQPDEGLWEVRGGRRHFVHSKVMVWVAADRAVRSLEKNPKLDGDLDGWREFRDEVHREVCEKGYDAERNTFTQSYGSSELDAALLLIPRVGFLPPEDPRVVGTINAVRAELSHQGFLRRYSTDGTAVDGLPGGEGTFLACSFWLAEALHMTGRTQEARELFDRLVGLTNDVGLLAEEYDPVSGHQLGNFPQAFSHIGLVNTALALFGGDGAG from the coding sequence GTGCCCCAGCGAATCGAGGACTACGCCCTCATCGGCGACGAGCAGACTGCCGCCCTGGTAGGCAGAGACGGTTCCGTCGACTGGCTGTGCCTGCCCCGCTTCGACTCGGGGGCCTGCTTCGCCAAGCTCCTCGGCGACAAGGACAACGGCAACTGGCGCATCGCCCCCAAGCACGCCAAGGGCCCATGCACCCGACGCGCCTACCGCCGGGACACCCTGGTGCTGGACACCGAGTGGGAGACCGACGAGGGCGCGATCCGCGTCACGGACCTGATGCCCCAACGCGACCGGGCGCCCGACCTCGTACGCATCGTGGAGGGCCTCAGCGGCCGCGTCACCGTGCGCAGCACCCTGCGGCTGCGCTTCGACTACGGCTCGGTCGTCCCCTGGGTGCGCGAGTCCGACGGGCACCGGGTGGCCGTCGCCGGCCCGGACTCGGCGTGGCTGCGCAGCGAACCCGAGGTGCGCACCTGGGGCAGGAACTTCGGTACGCACTCGGAGTTCACGGTCGAGAAGGGCGAGAAGGTCGCGTTCGTCCTGACCTGGCACCCCTCGCACGAGCCGCGCCCGCCGCTCGTCGACCCGTACGAGGCCTTGCGCAGCAGCGTCCGGGACTGGCGGAAGTGGGTGGGGCACTGCCGTTATGACGGGCCGTACCGCGACGAGGTCGTGCGCTCCCTGATCACCCTCAAGGCCCTCACCTACCGGCCGACCGGCGGCATCGTCGCCGCCCCCACCACCTCGCTCCCCGAGGAGATCGGCGGCGTCCGCAACTGGGACTACCGCCACTGCTGGCTGCGCGACTCCACCCTCACCCTGAACGTGGGCCTGTCGGCGGGCTACCGGGAGGAGGCGGAGGCCTGGCGCGACTGGCTGCTGCGCGCGGTCGCCGGCGACCCGGCCGACCTGCAGATCATGTACGGCCTGGCGGGCGAGCGGCGGCTGCCCGAGTTCGAGGTGCCGTGGCTGTCCGGGTTCGCCGGGTCCACCCCCGTACGCGTCGGCAATCAGGCCGTGAACCAGCTCCAGTTGGACGTGTACGGCGAGGTGATGGACACGCTGGCGCTGGCCCGGGAGGCGGGACTGTCGACCAAGCCGCACATCTGGGCGATTCAGGCCGCCCTCGTCGACTGGCTGCGCACGGCGTGGCGGCAGCCCGACGAGGGGCTGTGGGAGGTGCGCGGCGGCCGCCGGCACTTCGTGCACTCGAAGGTGATGGTGTGGGTGGCCGCGGACCGGGCGGTGCGCAGCCTGGAGAAGAACCCGAAGCTGGACGGCGACCTCGACGGCTGGCGCGAGTTCCGCGACGAGGTGCACCGCGAGGTGTGCGAGAAGGGCTACGACGCCGAGCGGAACACCTTCACGCAGTCCTACGGCTCCTCCGAACTCGACGCCGCGCTGCTGCTGATCCCGCGCGTGGGCTTCCTGCCGCCCGAGGACCCGCGCGTCGTCGGCACCATCAACGCGGTCCGCGCCGAGCTCAGCCATCAGGGCTTCCTGCGCCGCTACAGCACCGACGGGACCGCCGTCGACGGGCTGCCCGGCGGCGAGGGAACCTTCCTGGCCTGCTCCTTCTGGCTGGCGGAGGCGCTGCACATGACGGGTCGTACGCAGGAGGCACGCGAGCTGTTCGACCGGCTCGTCGGGCTCACCAACGACGTGGGTCTGCTGGCCGAGGAGTACGACCCCGTGTCCGGACACCAGCTCGGCAACTTCCCGCAGGCCTTCAGCCACATCGGCCTGGTGAACACCGCCCTCGCCCTGTTCGGGGGCGACGGGGCAGGATAG
- a CDS encoding SURF1 family cytochrome oxidase biogenesis protein, with translation MYRFLLSRQWVILTLVALLLIPTMIRLGIWQMHRYEERSARNQLVSDALGAKPLPVEKLTSPGRTVTTKERYRTVTAQGHFDADREVVVRRRVNSDEEVGFHVLTPFVLADGKVLLVNRGWIPADGPSQTAFPKVPAPPSGRVTVTGRLMPDETTEASGIKNLKGLPDRQVMLINSGQEARRLDASVLGGYVVQTTPEPAGDTPELIGKPGNENAPLNYAYALQWWLFAAGVPVGWLVLARREARERQAAESEKSSSETEPVAV, from the coding sequence GTGTACCGCTTCCTGTTGTCCCGGCAGTGGGTGATCCTCACGCTGGTCGCCCTGCTGCTCATCCCCACGATGATCAGGCTGGGCATCTGGCAGATGCACCGCTACGAGGAGCGCAGCGCCCGGAATCAGCTGGTCTCCGACGCCCTGGGCGCCAAGCCGCTGCCCGTGGAGAAGCTGACCTCGCCGGGGCGCACGGTCACCACCAAGGAGCGGTACCGCACGGTGACCGCACAAGGCCACTTCGACGCCGACCGGGAAGTCGTGGTCAGGCGGCGCGTCAACTCCGACGAAGAGGTCGGCTTCCACGTCCTCACCCCCTTCGTCCTGGCGGACGGCAAGGTGCTGCTGGTCAACCGCGGCTGGATCCCCGCGGACGGGCCCAGCCAGACGGCCTTCCCCAAGGTGCCTGCGCCGCCGAGCGGCCGTGTCACGGTGACCGGGCGGCTGATGCCCGACGAGACGACCGAGGCGAGCGGGATCAAGAACCTCAAGGGGCTTCCCGACCGGCAGGTCATGCTGATCAACAGCGGTCAGGAGGCCCGGCGTCTCGACGCGTCGGTGCTCGGGGGGTACGTCGTTCAGACGACTCCCGAGCCTGCGGGGGATACGCCGGAGCTGATCGGCAAGCCGGGCAACGAGAACGCTCCGCTGAACTACGCGTATGCCCTGCAGTGGTGGCTGTTCGCTGCGGGGGTGCCGGTCGGATGGCTGGTCCTGGCTCGTCGGGAGGCCCGAGAGCGGCAGGCCGCGGAGTCGGAGAAGTCGTCGTCGGAGACGGAGCCGGTGGCCGTGTAG